The following proteins are co-located in the Camelina sativa cultivar DH55 chromosome 12, Cs, whole genome shotgun sequence genome:
- the LOC109127981 gene encoding glutathione S-transferase T3-like gives MPPHSSQPSPHSSQPSEAPTLSQETPLESKERKTWTPADDEVLISAWLNTSKDAIVANQQKRGSFWQRIRKYYADTPHARNGGEQMLVTHCKQRWHMINDQTNKFCAAFAAAEILNNSGHSENDILKNAHDIYLLTIRRDLTLNIAGPATKRKPAAEGSQSSSCNVEEYEKRPEGIKAVKVKRNNAQSTYVKTLAEYKSMWHVKKEELAEKEKIQKLAILDTLLAKKEPLNASEEVIMNKIVSQYF, from the exons ATGCCTCCTCACAGCTCCCAACCTTCTCCTCACAGCTCCCAACCTTCTGAGGCGCCAACTCTTTCTCAAGAAACACCATTGGAGAGCAAGGAGAGAAAGACATGGACACCTGCTGATGATGAAGTCTTGATCTCCGCATGGCTCAACACTTCAAAGGATGCCATTgttgcaaatcaacaaaagagAGGTAGCTTCTGGCAAAGGATTAGAAAATACTATGCTGACACTCCTCATGCTAGAAATGGCGGTGAACAGATGCTGGTGACACATTGCAAGCAGCGTTGGCACATGATAAATGACCAAACTAACAAGTTCTGTGCGGCATTTGCAGCTGCAGAGATACTGAACAACTCTGGTCATTCTGAAAATGATATCTTAAAGAATGCACATGATATCTACTTGCTGACCATAAGAAGAGATttaaccttgaacattgctggt CCTGCAACAAAGAGGAAACCAGCTGCAGAAGGTTCACAATCATCAAGCTGCAATGTTGAGGAGTATGAGAAAAGACCAGAAGGGATCAAGGCTGTGAAGGTGAAGAGGAACAATGCTCAGTCCACATACGTGAAGACTCTTGCTGAGTATAAGAGCATGTGGCATGTCAAGAAAGAGGAATTGgctgaaaaggagaaaataCAGAAGCTGGCCATCCTAGACACTCTCTTAGCCAAAAAAGAACCCTTGAATGCGAGTGAAGAAGTTATCATGAACAAGATAGTGTCCCAGTATTTCTGA
- the LOC104732428 gene encoding oleoyl-acyl carrier protein thioesterase 2, chloroplastic-like, with product MLKLSCNVTDHLHGFFFSDSRRLFAPVHRRTGPVSCFQLKKEPFRAIFSADQGNSSLRVADSVSDAPPADRLRFGRLMEDGFSYKEKFIVRSYEVGINKTATVETIANLLQEVACNHVQKVGFSTDGFATTLTMRKLHLIWVTARMHIEIYKYPAWSDVVEIETWCQSEGRIGTRRDWILKDCATGEVIGRATSKWVMMNQDTRRLQRVTDEVRDEYLVFCPREPRLAFPEENNSSLKKIPKLEDPAQYSMLGLKPRRADLDMNQHVNNVTYIGWVLESIPQEIIDTHELQVITLDYRRECQQDDIVDSLTTSEAPNEAVSKLSGTNGSTTSSKLEHNESQFLHILRLSENGQEINRGRTQWRNKSSR from the exons ATGTTGAAGCTTTCGTGTAATGTAACTGACCACTTACACGGCTTTTTTTTCTCCGATTCTCGCCGGCTTTTTGCTCCGGTGCATCGCCGTACCGGACCCGTCTCTTGTTTTCAGCTAAAGAAGGAACCTTTTCGGGCAATTTTCTCAGCCGATCAAGGAAACAGCAGCCTCCGTGTTGCCGATTCTGTTTCCGATGCTCCTCCGGCGGATCGTCTCCGATTTGGTCGGCTGATGGAAGATGGGTTTTCGTATAAGGAGAAGTTCATTGTTAGAAGCTATGAAGTTGGGATTAACAAAACTGCCACCGTTGAGACAATTGCTAATCTCTTGCAG GAAGTGGCATGTAATCATGTTCAGAAAGTTGGATTTTCGACTGATGGGTTTGCTACAACACTTACTATGAGGAAATTGCATCTCATTTGGGTTACTGCAAGAATGCATATTGAGATTTACAAGTATCCAGCTTG GAGTGATGTGGTTGAGATTGAGACTTGGTGTCAGAGTGAAGGAAGGATTGGAACTAGACGTGATTGGATTTTAAAGGACTGTGCTACCGGTGAAGTTATTGGCCGTGCTACAAG CAAGTGGGTGATGATGAACCAAGACACAAGACGGCTTCAAAGAGTTACAGATGAAGTTCGGGACGAGTACTTGGTTTTTTGTCCTCGAGAACCCAG ACTAGCGTTTCCAGAGGAGAACAATAGCAGCTTAAAGAAAATCCCAAAACTGGAAGATCCAGCTCAGTATTCTATGCTTGGGCTTAAGCCTAGACGAGCTGATCTAGACATGAACCAGCATGTAAATAATGTCACCTACATTGGGTGGGTCCTTGAG AGCATACCTCAAGAAATTATAGACACGCACGAGCTTCAAGTGATTACTCTAGATTACAGAAGAGAATGCCAGCAAGATGATATTGTAGATTCACTGACCACATCTGAGGCTCCCAACGAGGCGGTCTCAAAGCTTTCGGGGACCAACGGATCTACCACGTCAAGCAAACTAGAACACAATGAGAGCCAGTTCTTGCATATCTTGAGGTTGTCAGAAAATGGTCAGGAGATCAATCGTGGGAGAACCCAGTGGAGAAACAAGTCCTCAAGATGA
- the LOC104732427 gene encoding uncharacterized CRM domain-containing protein At3g25440, chloroplastic-like, whose protein sequence is MLVLDYAKGIVHRFLRNPKWNCGLVLLHNQFSSYSIYVKSRPFLQVPYESASFDLLRSQKQTLLAYDGLFNRRYMSNSTIELRTDDNVVRFAFNNATGNNNVVPTRKEKKWKRAKLSRKAKVNELRFYRLKAKKKMNSPNPEVRIRYKLEKAKRKEEWLIEKLRKYDVPKSPAEPYDPEILTEEEQHYLKRTGEKRKNFVLVGRRGVFGGVVLNLHLHWKKHETVKVICKPCNKPGQVHEYAAELARLSKGIVIDVKPNNSIVLYRGKNYVRPEVMSPIDTLSKDKALEKYRYEQSLEHTSEFIEKLEKELEEYQKYVTRHKQKKDEEAEKNKANPKNKAE, encoded by the exons ATGTTAGTTTTAGACTATGCCAAAGGAATCGTTCATCGATTTCTCAGAAATCCCAAATG GAACTGTGGACTCGTCTTGCTTCACAATCAGTTCTCTAGTTACTCCATTTATGTAAAGTCAAGACCTTTTCTACAAGTTCCATATGAATCAGCTTCTTTTGACCTTTTACGATCCCAGAAGCAGACTCTGCTTGCGTATGATGGTTTGTTTAACAGACGTTACATGAGTAATTCAACTATAGAGCTAAGAACAGATGATAATGTTGTGAGGTTTGCTTTCAACAATGCCACTGGTAACAACAATGTTGTGCCtacaaggaaagaaaagaaatggaaaagGGCTAAGTTGTCAAGAAAGGCTAAAGTGAATGAGTTGAGGTTTTATCGTCTTAAGgcgaaaaagaagatgaattcTCCAAACCCTGAAGTTAGAATTCGTTACAAGCTTGAAAAG GCGAAGAGGAAAGAAGAATGGTTGATTGAGAAACTGAGGAAATACGATGTCCCGAAATCACCAGCGGAGCCCTATGATCCAGAAATTTTGACAGAGGAAGAGCAGCATTACCTAAAACGTACAggtgagaagagaaagaacttTGTACTTGTCGGGAGACGAGGAGTGTTTGGAGGCGTGGTTCTGAATCTGCACTTACACTGGAAAAAGCATGAGACTGTTAAAGTTATTTGCAAGCCCTGCAACAAACCCGGGCAGGTTCATGAGTATGCAGCAGAGCTTGCTCGGTTGAGCAAGGGCATTGTGATTGATGTCAAACCTAACAACTCCATAGTATTGTACCGTGGGAAAAACTATGTGAGACCAGAAGTGATGTCTCCCATTGATACCCTCTCTAAAGATAAG GCTTTGGAGAAATATAGGTACGAGCAATCGCTTGAACATACGAGTGAGTTTATAGAGAAGCTGGAGAAAGAGCTTGAGGAGTACCAGAAGTATGTTACTCGGCACAAgcagaagaaagatgaagaagcagaAAAGAACAAAGCAAATCCGAAGAACAAAGCAGAATAG